In the genome of Salvelinus fontinalis isolate EN_2023a unplaced genomic scaffold, ASM2944872v1 scaffold_2087, whole genome shotgun sequence, one region contains:
- the LOC129850495 gene encoding acidic leucine-rich nuclear phosphoprotein 32 family member B-like isoform X2 yields MIYIFIFLSLQVRELVLDNCSSNEGKIEGLTEEFVNLEFLSLINVGLISVSNLPRLEKLKKLELSDNRISGGLDVLAEKLPNLTHLNLSGNKLKDISTLEPLKKLDSLKSLDLFNCEVTNLNDYRESVFKLLPQLTYLDGYDVEDREAPDSDGEVNGDDDEEGNEDGKEHFDEDDGDEEGVVGEEDEVSGDKDEEDIGIDDEDNDEDVNAVQGEKRKREPDDDD; encoded by the exons atgatatatatatttatttttttatccttaCAGGTACGGGAACTTGTCCTGGACAACTGTAGCTCAAATGAAGGAAAAATCGAAGGCCTCACAGAAGAATTTGTCAATCTGGAATTCCTCAGTTTGATAAACGTTGGTTTAATCTCAGTCTCCAACCTTCCCAGACTTGAGAAACTCAAAAAG TTGGAACTCAGTGACAACAGAATCTCTGGTGGCCTTGACGTGCTAGCAGAGAAACTCCCCAACCTCACACATCTAAATCTAAGTGGGAACAAACTGAAAGACATCAGCACATTGGAACCTTTG AAAAAGCTGGACAGCCTGAAGTCTCTGGACCTGTTCAACTGTGAGGTGACCAACCTGAATGACTACAGGGAGAGTGTGTTCAAGCTGCTCCCTCAGCTTACCTACCTGGACGGGTACGACGTGGAGGACCGAGAAGCACCCGACTCGGACGGAGAGGTGAACGGTGACGACGATGAGG aGGGGAATGAGGATGGAAAGGAACACTTTGACGAGGACGACGGTGATGAAGAGGGAGTagtaggagaggaggatgaggtcaGTGGCGATAAGGAC GAGGAAGACATTGGCATTGATGATGAGgacaacgatgaagatg TCAACGCTGtccaaggagagaagagaaagcgAGAGCCTGACGACGACGATTAA
- the LOC129850495 gene encoding acidic leucine-rich nuclear phosphoprotein 32 family member B-like isoform X4 — protein sequence MIYIFIFLSLQVRELVLDNCSSNEGKIEGLTEEFVNLEFLSLINVGLISVSNLPRLEKLKKLELSDNRISGGLDVLAEKLPNLTHLNLSGNKLKDISTLEPLKKLDSLKSLDLFNCEVTNLNDYRESVFKLLPQLTYLDGYDVEDREAPDSDGEVNGDDDEEGNEDGKEHFDEDDGDEEGVVGEEDEEEDIGIDDEDNDEDVNAVQGEKRKREPDDDD from the exons atgatatatatatttatttttttatccttaCAGGTACGGGAACTTGTCCTGGACAACTGTAGCTCAAATGAAGGAAAAATCGAAGGCCTCACAGAAGAATTTGTCAATCTGGAATTCCTCAGTTTGATAAACGTTGGTTTAATCTCAGTCTCCAACCTTCCCAGACTTGAGAAACTCAAAAAG TTGGAACTCAGTGACAACAGAATCTCTGGTGGCCTTGACGTGCTAGCAGAGAAACTCCCCAACCTCACACATCTAAATCTAAGTGGGAACAAACTGAAAGACATCAGCACATTGGAACCTTTG AAAAAGCTGGACAGCCTGAAGTCTCTGGACCTGTTCAACTGTGAGGTGACCAACCTGAATGACTACAGGGAGAGTGTGTTCAAGCTGCTCCCTCAGCTTACCTACCTGGACGGGTACGACGTGGAGGACCGAGAAGCACCCGACTCGGACGGAGAGGTGAACGGTGACGACGATGAGG aGGGGAATGAGGATGGAAAGGAACACTTTGACGAGGACGACGGTGATGAAGAGGGAGTagtaggagaggaggatgag GAGGAAGACATTGGCATTGATGATGAGgacaacgatgaagatg TCAACGCTGtccaaggagagaagagaaagcgAGAGCCTGACGACGACGATTAA
- the LOC129850495 gene encoding acidic leucine-rich nuclear phosphoprotein 32 family member B-like isoform X3, translated as MIYIFIFLSLQVRELVLDNCSSNEGKIEGLTEEFVNLEFLSLINVGLISVSNLPRLEKLKKLELSDNRISGGLDVLAEKLPNLTHLNLSGNKLKDISTLEPLKKLDSLKSLDLFNCEVTNLNDYRESVFKLLPQLTYLDGYDVEDREAPDSDGEVNGDDDEEGNEDGKEHFDEDDGDEEGVVGEEDEEEDIGIDDEDNDEDEVNAVQGEKRKREPDDDD; from the exons atgatatatatatttatttttttatccttaCAGGTACGGGAACTTGTCCTGGACAACTGTAGCTCAAATGAAGGAAAAATCGAAGGCCTCACAGAAGAATTTGTCAATCTGGAATTCCTCAGTTTGATAAACGTTGGTTTAATCTCAGTCTCCAACCTTCCCAGACTTGAGAAACTCAAAAAG TTGGAACTCAGTGACAACAGAATCTCTGGTGGCCTTGACGTGCTAGCAGAGAAACTCCCCAACCTCACACATCTAAATCTAAGTGGGAACAAACTGAAAGACATCAGCACATTGGAACCTTTG AAAAAGCTGGACAGCCTGAAGTCTCTGGACCTGTTCAACTGTGAGGTGACCAACCTGAATGACTACAGGGAGAGTGTGTTCAAGCTGCTCCCTCAGCTTACCTACCTGGACGGGTACGACGTGGAGGACCGAGAAGCACCCGACTCGGACGGAGAGGTGAACGGTGACGACGATGAGG aGGGGAATGAGGATGGAAAGGAACACTTTGACGAGGACGACGGTGATGAAGAGGGAGTagtaggagaggaggatgag GAGGAAGACATTGGCATTGATGATGAGgacaacgatgaagatg AAGTCAACGCTGtccaaggagagaagagaaagcgAGAGCCTGACGACGACGATTAA
- the LOC129850495 gene encoding acidic leucine-rich nuclear phosphoprotein 32 family member B-like isoform X1, giving the protein MIYIFIFLSLQVRELVLDNCSSNEGKIEGLTEEFVNLEFLSLINVGLISVSNLPRLEKLKKLELSDNRISGGLDVLAEKLPNLTHLNLSGNKLKDISTLEPLKKLDSLKSLDLFNCEVTNLNDYRESVFKLLPQLTYLDGYDVEDREAPDSDGEVNGDDDEEGNEDGKEHFDEDDGDEEGVVGEEDEVSGDKDEEDIGIDDEDNDEDEVNAVQGEKRKREPDDDD; this is encoded by the exons atgatatatatatttatttttttatccttaCAGGTACGGGAACTTGTCCTGGACAACTGTAGCTCAAATGAAGGAAAAATCGAAGGCCTCACAGAAGAATTTGTCAATCTGGAATTCCTCAGTTTGATAAACGTTGGTTTAATCTCAGTCTCCAACCTTCCCAGACTTGAGAAACTCAAAAAG TTGGAACTCAGTGACAACAGAATCTCTGGTGGCCTTGACGTGCTAGCAGAGAAACTCCCCAACCTCACACATCTAAATCTAAGTGGGAACAAACTGAAAGACATCAGCACATTGGAACCTTTG AAAAAGCTGGACAGCCTGAAGTCTCTGGACCTGTTCAACTGTGAGGTGACCAACCTGAATGACTACAGGGAGAGTGTGTTCAAGCTGCTCCCTCAGCTTACCTACCTGGACGGGTACGACGTGGAGGACCGAGAAGCACCCGACTCGGACGGAGAGGTGAACGGTGACGACGATGAGG aGGGGAATGAGGATGGAAAGGAACACTTTGACGAGGACGACGGTGATGAAGAGGGAGTagtaggagaggaggatgaggtcaGTGGCGATAAGGAC GAGGAAGACATTGGCATTGATGATGAGgacaacgatgaagatg AAGTCAACGCTGtccaaggagagaagagaaagcgAGAGCCTGACGACGACGATTAA